GCGCCTTTCAACGCTCCCACAACAAGTAAACTGCAGGCAGCAGGCGAGACCCGCCGCTGGGGCCGAAAGGGAGCGCAGCCGCGAGCCCCGACGGCGCAGAGCGCGGACGTCCTCCTCCGAGAGTCCAACTTACGTCGAGACCCTTCTTCTTGATCCAGGCTCGAAGCCCGTCCACGTTCCAAGAGCAGATCTTGAGGGTGGCCGACTTGCCGCTGGGCGCCGTCTTCTGATCCGGGGGGTCCTCGTACAGGGCCGGCCCCTCCCCGGCTGCCTCTTTTTCGCTTTTCTTGGCTGCAGTCTTGCTCTTTTTGGTTTCCGGCTCTTAAAGATAAAGAACAAACGAGGAACGGGCGCTGGGCGGGGCCCCGCCGAGGGGCTGGATGCCCCGACCCCGCCGGGCCCCGCCGAGACGCTGCGGGGCTGCGGCCTCTGCACCCGCTGCGCCAACCTCCGTCCGCCGAGGGGCCCGACGGCCCGCCGCCTGCACGGGCTCTTACCCGGCCCGGGCTGCTCGCCGTCCTCCGCCGCGGCTGCCTTCTTCCCCCGCTTCGGCATCACTGAGCCCCACGGCCTCCTGAGCGCGTCCCGCGCCGCCCACCGGAGCAGGGTCTGCACCGCGTGACCTGCAGGCGAAACGGCATCGTGCACCGGGTGAGCGCGAGGGCGAGGCCGGCCCCCCCGCCGGCCCGCTCCCGGCGCCCTTCCCCATCCCCCGCGCCGCAGGCCGCGGAGCCCCGAGCCGCCGAGCCCGAGCATCCCGAGCATCCCGGACCCCCGGGGCCGTCCGCGCGAGCGCTGCCTTCCGGCCGATCGAGACCTGGAGCTAGGGCCCGGGCGCCCCCGTGGCCACCCCGCGGCTGACCTGCTCGGGCCGCGGCCCGGTGCTCCTCGCCCGACACAAAGACTGGGGCGCGCTCGGCCCCCACGTGGGCGACCCGGACGGTCACGTGAGCCGGGCCGGCCGGCCTCGGGCGGGGACTGTGGGTGATTGGGCCGTCGGGGACACGTgacgccgaggccccgcccccgccgaggCCCCCGCCTTCCACCCGGGGCTGTTCACGGATGTGCCGGACGCGCGCCTCCCGCCGCCCGGGGGAAGCAGAAGGGAGCGGAGGAAGCccgcggggagggaggaggtggggggaagggggcgggCCGCGGCGGGAAGCGGGGCGGGGCCACACTGGGAGGAGCGGGCGCGCTCCGGGCCAGGCAGCTGGGAGGGCGGGTCCCTAGGGGGCCTCGGTTTCCGGCCGCGTGCGCCCCGGGGCTCCGCGCAGGCGCGGCCATGCCGGCGGTGCTGGGCCTGGAGGGCAGCGCCAACAAGGTCGGCGTGGGGGTGGTGCGCGACGGCGCGGTGCTGGCGAACCCGCGGCGGACCTACGTCACGCCCCCGGGCACAGGTGCGCGCGGGCcccgcggccgggccgggccgggcggggaggtGGGTGCCGCTCCACGGTCGCCGCGGGAGCCAcaccgggcggggcggggggcggagtgGTGGGCGGGGCGACGGGCAGAGTGATGGGCAGGGCCGGCGATGGGCAGGCAGGGCGATGGGCAGGCAGGGTGATAGGCAGGGCGAtgggcaggaggatgggcaggcggggggatgggcagggggatgggcagggcGGGCGATGGGCAGGGCGATGGGCAGGTGGGGTGAtgggcaggaggatgggcagggggatgggcagggcGGGCGATGGGCAGGGCgatgggcagggtgggggatgggcagggcAGGCGATGGGCCGGGCGATGGGCAGGGTGGGCGATGGCCAGGGCGATGGGCAAGCAGAGTGATGGGCAGGGTGATGGGCAGGGCCGGCGATGGGCAGGGTGATGGGCAGGGCGATGGGCAGAGCAGGCGATGGCCAGGGTGATGGGCAGGGCCACGGGCAGGCAGCTCCCCCCCCAGGTGGCGGGGAGGGTTAGGAGCAGGGGCATTCGCGGTCATCAACATGTGGCTTGGATTAGTGATTCCTGCTCTTAAGATGCAGATGGCAACGCCTCATTGTTGGGTCTCGAGCGGACAGGAGCACTGAACATAGCACGACTTTTAACCAACATTGTTCCCAAGTTTCCATGTTGTCCTTCGCTCTCCCTTAAACTCCTGCACCTATGGGAAAAGATGAGTTTAGTGCATGTACCTGGAAAGCCTCTCTGAAGTGCCCTGGGGGCACTAGGGGTGGGGGGCTCGCTAGGAAACAGGACTTTGTTCTGCGTTCGCTCTGCTCTTCGGGGTAGTTTTGGCCCTGGGAGCACGGAGTTAGGGTAGCCAGCGTTTTATGATGCTCTGATTGTAATCTCTCTAATGTTGCGTGAAGGATGACGACGTGGTCGCGTGGGGCCTGTAGGGCCGCAGAGAAGGTCACCAAAGGGCAGGAGGTAGGTAGGCGCCACTGGAACGGAGTCCTGAAGGCGGCGTAGGAGTTGGGTTTGAAGAAGGGCCTTCCTGAGAGCTGGTCGGCCTCGCTGGGGGCTCAAGAGCGTGCATCCGAGAACCTGGAAGACAGGATGCTTGAGGGAAGTGGAAGGGACTTTTCCCATGCTTTGTAGACACTAAAAGCCACACAGCCCTCTGTTTTCCCGGTAAAATGGGTTTATTCAGGAGTAGTAGAGGATGGCAGTTTGGATCCGGGAAGCTGTGGCAAGACCATAGGCAAGTCCAGAGAACAAGCAGAAGGACTGATCTTTTACAGGGAGGACGGGGTCGTTGGGAGGGACTGTGATTATAAAAAGGTCATTGATGGGGCAATTGCCTGGCTCGGTCagaagtgtgtgactcttgatctcgaggtcatgagttgGAGTCCCGTGTTGAGTtaaatagagattatttaaataaataagacttaaaaaaaaaaaccttataaagTGCATTGAGATAAACTGAGAGTATCAAGTGCAGTTGCTTTTCATTGGCtggaaaatgttttcctcttGCTGGGGTGTGGAGTTAGAGGCTTCTTCCTGTCGGGGATGCAAGGTATTCCTCTTGCCATTGGGGTCTGCAGTTGAGAGGGAGCGGCTGGATATGAAAGCCTCCCCTCTTGGCCTCCTGACTCCATTTTAGagacaatttctttctttttttttttcttggggggaggggggaggcagggcgACAATTTCTTTTATTCAGTGTCGTAGCTACTGAAACCCCTGCGTTTGGCTTCCGCCTACCTTTGCTGTAGGAAAACCCCGTAATCTGTGGCCTATGTCTATCCCTAGGGTTCCTTCCAGGGGATACTGCTAGGCATCACCGGGCGGTTATCCTGGACCTGCTACAGGAGGCGCTCACGGAGGCTGGACTGACGTCCCAGGAGATCGACTGCATTGCCTACACCAAAGGTACAGCTGGGAGAGCAGCTGACAGCGGAAATACACACCTGGGACCTGGCTAGGTCCAGCCCgactctgcccacccacccccctcgacccctgccccacctctcaCATCCCTCATTTTCCCGGCTCTATTTTTCCCAGCGTCCTTAGGAACCTGACTCTCGTTTTTGTTCCCCTAGGCCCTGGCATGGGTGCCCCGCTGGTTTCCGTGGCTGTTGTGGCCCGTACCGTGGCCCAGCTGTGGAACAAGCCATTGCTGGGCGTCAACCACTGTATAGGCCACATTGAGATGGGTCGCCTCATCACCGGAGCCACCAGCCCGACTGTGCTATATGTCAGCGGAGGAAACACGCAGGTACTTGGAGgactccttcctgcccccctcgTTTCCAGGGCACTGTGCCAGCAGCTCCCATGTCATCCCTCATCTGAACCTAAAACCTCACGTGctggaaaaccacaaaaaaaagtTGGCGTCCTTGCAGATGTGGGTGAGATGGTCACCGTGTTAGATGATTCTTAGACATGTGGCGCTAAAGAGaactttccaatttcaaaaaagaataggaaggatTGAGGCCTTTaaactaacaaaagaaaaaaataaagtaacaaaagggtttttacttttattattttggaacttatcttttctctgtgtcttagcAGTTaaaactaaggggaaaaaaaaacagctaaggGGCACCATGATTTGTTTCTTTATGATAATTGCATGTTTTGTCTGCGTTCTTGGGGGTAAATAAAGAAGTTGTTCTCCCAAGAGTGTGCAAACATAGGTAATTTCAAGAATGCTTTACAAGTAGCAGAAGGCTTTGTAGGTTTATAGGGGAAGGCAAAGTGGCTCGGGGTATCTTACAGAACCTTTTGTGGTGGTGATTGGAGAACGCCAGCCTTCCTTTCCTGCAGAACACCTGTTGGGGTTACTGTCAGAAAAAGTCCTCGTCCCCAGCTTACGAAAGGCTCAgaatttcattttgcaaaatagtTAGGATACTTAGGATGAAGCACCACTTCCCATGAAAATGATGTGGGAACTTTTATAGATAGAAGGCATATAGCTGGCTGGGGTCTGAAGGATGACTCACAAAATTAGGGACTTGGCTCGTGGAAAGTAGCAGGTAAGGAAGAGGAGCGGTGATGGTTTGCTCATCCTCTGACCTCTTAAGACCTGTGTGGGTGGGAAAACGAGGGAAAACGGTTGGGGAGACAGCAGACCACAGGCGCAGAGAGGCAGGGtttgtttccttccccttccGTGGCCAGCCTTTTAACAGCAGAGTGCGGTCTACCCCGGAGTGGAGGGAGACCCTTAGCACTAGAAAGGGAAAGGGACTTCTTAGGGTCCTGAGGAAGCGCCCACTGTTGGAAGCGTTCGGGTCAGTGGGCGGTAAATATTCTCTGCGGTAAAAGTCGGTCAGATGTGCAGAATGAACGTAAGCTGATGACCACGTAGAGCTGGGCGTCCCGTGAGCGTGACCCTACATGgggttttccagtttttgaaCTCTGCTACTCGTCTGGTTTCCAAATGGCACTGCCCAGGTAGGATGACCTAGAAGGGCTGGTTCCCTGCCCGCTGGCTCGAAAGCCCATTCCTAGTCCATGCTGTCCAgaggtctttattttattttttatttatttatgatagtcacagagagagagagagagagaggcagagacataggcagagggagaagcaggctccatgcaccgggagcccgacgtgggattcgatcccgggtctccaggatcgcgccctgggccaaaggcaggcgctaaactgctgcgccacccagggatccctatccagAGGTCTTTAAAGGACATACTAGGAACCTCCAAGCTAGAAGACGTATTCGAGATGAGAGTGGCTTCTGCCCGGGCCGAGGCTGCCTTCTGTAGGTTAGGAATCTGCTCTGGGAATCCTTAGATTCCCAGGCTTTTGAGAGGAGAGTGTGAGAAAGTCCCTCTGCAGGGTGCGGGTGAGTGTTTTTGTTCTGTCTCTTACGGGAAGCTGCCAAGGCCCGTTGATTCTCTGCTATGCTCCTCCCCGAAGCCAAATACTCCTCTTTACAGACGTGAGGTTTCACGGACACCCTCCTCACCCTTAGGTGATCGCATACTCAGAACGTCGCTACCGCATCTTTGGGGAAACCATCGACATCGCCGTGGGGAATTGTCTGGATCGTTTTGCTCGAGTGCTGAAGGTGAGCAACTGGGGCTGGGGAAACAGAAGGTGCGGGTGGGTTTCTGGGGAGCCGTGGAAGCGGAAGGAGAATGGAGGAAGTTAGCTTCTTAGGCTTCCTGGATATCTGATTCcatcctctttttccctctgctagATTTCCAATGACCCAAGTCCAGGCTACAATATCGAGCAGATGGCAAAGCGGTAAGGGCCTTAAGGTGGGAGGAGGCTGGCTGTAGGGCTTCCAGGATTCCCCTAGGAGCGTTAAGGAGGTTGGGTGGCTTTGAAGGCTTTGAAGTCTCAAACGCTCACTCCCACGTAGAGGCAAGAAGCTGGTTGAGCTGCCCTATACCGTAAAGGGGATGGACGTCTCGTTCTCGGGGATCCTGTCTTTCATAGAGGTGAGTGTGGGGCAGGTGAGGACAGCGCTGTCCTGCTCTTTAACGAGGCGTACGTTTGGTTCACCATCGTCTCTCTTGCATAGAGTGTGGTTCTGGTCTACGCTGGATGCTGAGTAAATCCGTTTAGcgagtatttattaaatgtcttcTGTGTGCCCGGCGATGTTCTGGGCAGTAGCCTAATTCTCGTGTGCGCgtgtgtgagacagagacagaggagctGGTGGGGGAGGGTAGTAATAACATAAAAAGGGTCCGGTGGTGACAAGCATCACGGAGGAAAGCGAAGCCgagtgaggggctgggggggcggtggggccagggcaggctgTAACTGGAGCCCCAATGCCTGTGGCCGTCGCTCAGCGTAGTGCCAGTGAGAGGCCGGGCGTGGGGTGGACGTGCCGCTACGCTGGGTTGGGGTGAGCCGcagccctccaggtgccctgaGCCTTGCTGTCTGGTCATCCCCAGACCGCAGTTCCCTGTCTCACCTGTGTTTCCTTTGCTCGTAGGATGCCGCCCAGCGCATGCTGGCCACAGGCGAGTGCACGCCTGAGGATTTGTGTTTCTCTCTGCAGGTAATGGGATGGAGCATTGGGCGTGGGGGGACTTGTATGTAGCAGAACGATGCTGAGACCCCGTCCTCACCTTCTCTGTGCCCCGCAGGAGACAGTGTTTGCCATGCTGGTCGAGATCACAGAGCGAGCCATGGCACACTGTGGCTCTCAGGAGGCCCTCATCGTGGGAGGTGTGGGCTGTATGTATCGTCCAGCCACGCTCCTCTTTCCTACTCCTGGGCGTTAGCATCCTCCTCCCTAAATCTAAGGGTCTGGGGAAATGACAAGTTTCTGCTTCCCAGCCCTTGCCCCCTGAACGCCTGCTTCATTTTTGTGAGTCACACGCCTGAGCTACAGCCGGACCTCGCAGAAAGGGCTGAAGCCGAGCCAGCCCTAACCCTCCCTCCTCGTAGGTAATTTGAGGCTACAGGAGATGATGGAGACCATGTGCCAGGAACGTGGAGCCCGGCTTTTTGCCACAGACGAGAGGTGAAGGCCCTTCCCCTGtgttggtttcttcttttttttctccaatactGTGATTTTCTACCCTTAGTTCCCAAATTCCATGTCTCGTTTCCTTCCCAGATTCTGCATTGACAACGGGGCCATGATAGCCCAGGCCGGCTGGGAGATGTTTCGGGCAGGGCACAGGACCCCCCTCagtgactctgggatcacgcagAGGTGGATACCCTCCTGGGGGGGGCAGTGGGTTatgtgggagggaggcagaaatCAGCTGGCGGAGGGCCCAGAATCAtgggggcaggggaatggggGGCTCTCAGGGCAAGGTGTCCAGCGAGCCTTCTGTGCTGCTTCACAGGTACCGGACAGATGAAGTGGAAGTGACCTGGAGGGACTAACAGGGAGCAGATAGCAGCCTCCGGGAGCCTGCGGGAGCCAGGCCTGCTCTCCGTCCCGGCCTGGGCACTCCTGGCCCGCATCATCTGAACCTCAAGTTGACTCcgcaataaaatatttctggttttgtaTGTTAGTAACTGGCTCGTGTGAACGAGGAGTGATCTGGAGTCGGCACCGGCTAAACTCTTGTTGATGGGCCGTGTGGACAGGGAGAAAGGAGGGCCAGAGCAGGGCCGCAGCTGCATGCACAGGGGTGTGGCTGGGGAGCTCAGGGGGGAGGACCAGAGCAGGGATGCggctggggagctcagtggggagGGCCAGAGCAGGGGTGCAGCTAGGGAGCTCACTGGGGAGGGCCAGAGCAGGGGTGCgtctggggagctcagtggggagGGCCAGAGCAGGGGTGCAGCTGGGGAGCTCGGGGGAGGGCCAGAGCAGGGGTGCGGCTGGGGACCTCAGGGGGAGGGCCATAGCAGGGGTGTGGCTGGGGAACTCAGGGGGGAGGGCCAGAGCAGGGGTGTAGCTGAGGAgctcagggaggaggggcagagtagGGGTGTggctggggagctcagtggggagGGCAAGAGCAGGGGTGTGGCTGGGGAGCTCAGGGGGGAGGGCCAGAGCAGGGGTGTggctgggcagctcagtggggagGGCCAGAGCAGGGGTGTGGCTGGGGAGCTCAGGGGGTAGGGCCAGAGCAGGGGTGCGGCTGGGGAGCTCAGGGGGGAGTGCCAGAGCAGGGGTGTagctgggcagctcagtggggaggggcagagtagGGGTGCggctggggagctcagtggggagGGCCAGAGCAGGGGTGCGGCTGGGGAGCTCAGGGGGGAGGGCCAGAGCAGGGGTGCGGCTATGGAGCTCGGCCTGAGGCTCTGTCCTCTGAGAACTGTAACCGTGGTGCCCTAACCCGTGGCCAGGCGTGCCTCACTCTGGGCTGTCCGCTTGTGTTGCTCACGGCGCTGCGTTGCTGTAGGAGCCCAGAACTCCCGCGGGGCAGCCTGAGCCAGCTCGCAGGCTACTGGCTTGTGCCTCCAGCAGGACTGTGCTCCCAGCACCCACACGCAGGCCTGCAGGGTCCCCCGAGCCCCCGGCTGCTGGCTCGCGGGTCCTCCTGCCCTTTACCTCGCCTGTCTGTTACAAGTCCCCAGTGACCGCGTTCCCTCCTAGCGCTGCGCTCCAGTGACCCTCTCCACCCCTTCTTCCTCCTGGAATCCTGTGCAACCTGGAGCTACAAGCTGGCGATCAGTAAAGTCATCTCTCTCCTCCAcgtcttgtctttttctttttcaaatttatttaagattttatttatttgacaggtaGAGACCGACCGGgcgagtggcagagggagaggcaggctccccgcagggctgGGAGACCCCCGGGATCACATGCGGGGACGGAGTGAAGGCACACAGCCGCTCTACTGCctgagcccccgccccgccctgctgCGAGCCTGGGCCCCAGGACTGCGCTGCTCCCACGGCCTCTGCTGGGGCTGCTGTCTtgcccccgtccccgcccccgccgtaCCGCTGGCCCTGGGTGGTGGctgtccaccccacccccccagctgaGTTCAGTCTGGGCCCACACCTCCTGACCACACAGCTTAGGGACCCGGGTCCTAAGGGTCTCTGAGGTCAAGGGCCACCATCCCTGCCTGTCAGGTCTCCATCCTAGGACCCGCGGGGGTCCCTGTCCTCTGCGCTCTGGTCTCGGCTCGTGCCCCTCCCTGGACCTCGGCCTGCACCCTGACGGCGGCACTTGTGCCCTCGGTCCTGGTCTAGACCGCGGCTCCTCCGTATCCCCATGTCCGACATCCGCTGTCTTTCCAGCTCTCCCCTTACTGCGCTGGATCCAGCAGCTTGTCTCTTGGTTGGGCCCTCCAGTCTGTGGGCCTCCCCTCCGCTGGCCTCATCGCCTGCGTGTCTTCATTTGACTCCAGCTGAATCCCAGTCCTGAGCCTTCACAGCGGGCACCTCGCCTCCGCTGCCCCCTGCTCTGGTCCTGCCCCGAGTCTCCCCGGGCTCAATTCCTGGGGCCGCACCGCTGGAGGGGCTATGCGCCAGGCCCCGCCTCATGCTTAAATCCATCATCCTCAGCTGGTCCCTagccctctcactctccctcttctcttttatttattatttatttatttatttattttatttatttatttatttatgatagtcacacacacacacacacagagacagagagagagaggcagagacacaggcagagggagaagcaggctccatgctccaggagcccgacgtgggattcgataccgggtctccaggatcgcgtcctgggccaaaggcaggcgccaaaccactgcgccacccagggatccctctccctcttctcaatACTTGTTTTATACCTTCTGGCCCCTCAAATCTCCTGTATCTGCTCCGATCCTCACGCTTCCTTCAGCTCCTATTTTggtgagaaaatagaagcagccagagcacagacggGCCCTCCCCGCGACATCTAACCACCTTCCAGTACTTGCTGCCCTCGGCTGCCCTAGCAGCATCCTGGTACTACCTCCGGCTACCCGGCTACCCGCTCAGCTGGGCTCCATCTGGCTCCGCAGAGGACGGCTGTTGTCACATCTGGGAGGCAGGCGGGGctgctgggaggggctggggaggccccAAAGGGCCCTGCAGGGTAGAGAATAGCTCCCCGCACAGAATTCCCTAGGCCCTGACGGCAGTGGTGTCAAGGTTGAGAGACCGCTATCAACACCCTGTCCTGGGCGCCTGCGTGGCTAAGCAGCCAAACGTCagccttccgctcaggtcctgattccagggtcctgggatggagtcccgccttgggccccctgccctgcagggagcctgcctctccctctgcctgggtctctgcctctctctctgtttctcatgaataaataaataaaatcttaaaaaaaaaaaaacctgtccatACTCCCGTCCAACAACTTCTATGGTCAATCCCATCCCTGCAGGTGTCCTTCAGGACACCTCTGaacagttttctctccttttctgaagAGTcaccatttccctttctttcctagaTCTTCCTCTCAGCACATGGATACACCATCA
This region of Vulpes lagopus strain Blue_001 chromosome 23, ASM1834538v1, whole genome shotgun sequence genomic DNA includes:
- the LOC121481488 gene encoding probable tRNA N6-adenosine threonylcarbamoyltransferase encodes the protein MPAVLGLEGSANKVGVGVVRDGAVLANPRRTYVTPPGTGFLPGDTARHHRAVILDLLQEALTEAGLTSQEIDCIAYTKGPGMGAPLVSVAVVARTVAQLWNKPLLGVNHCIGHIEMGRLITGATSPTVLYVSGGNTQVIAYSERRYRIFGETIDIAVGNCLDRFARVLKISNDPSPGYNIEQMAKRGKKLVELPYTVKGMDVSFSGILSFIEDAAQRMLATGECTPEDLCFSLQETVFAMLVEITERAMAHCGSQEALIVGGVGCNLRLQEMMETMCQERGARLFATDERFCIDNGAMIAQAGWEMFRAGHRTPLSDSGITQRYRTDEVEVTWRD